One window of the Streptomyces sp. TS71-3 genome contains the following:
- a CDS encoding DUF6519 domain-containing protein, which translates to MHADLSRFTHHPELHYSAVLAQQGRVQLDADANEQTAIELSRARALTADLIGQHGGPAGATGFEVAFVGGQRDIDNLTIGGGRYYVDGIQLDASRPVPGTPVPDDDEAEGGAPSSEGSAPATATWTYWDQPDAYRDPEVPGDRLPTQFPFLVYLKVWERSVTAAEDPALREVALGTAMPDTAARVKTVWQVLPLALSELDVSGTDPSEDDVRTAFRTWADRQQAPAARAAVRSERPEHSADDPCLVSPDAQYRGPENQLYRVEVHDGGSAAEATFKWSRENGSVVFPVDGVDGTWVELASLGSDDKLDLNVGDRVEFVDRAYASRLEPLPLLRVEELDLPGRRVRLSAEPGTRERSVGRRPELHPYLRRWDHRDGHRRTAGRRPGAAARLQHGAVRIEEGRWLPLEDGVEVYFAKGGTYRTGDFWIAAARTATGSVEWPRDAARRPLLLAPAGIELHHAPLALVRGEGGTSDLRLAFGPLAGAIPAATQSELAAERLAEDEDRAVEAAAAAATSKGSRSQTTAVAEAEADDETVESGDGGSAGRSGSGSGSGSGSGSGGRGGRRHG; encoded by the coding sequence ATGCACGCTGATCTCTCCCGCTTCACCCACCACCCCGAGCTGCACTACTCCGCGGTCCTCGCCCAGCAGGGCCGCGTCCAGCTGGACGCCGACGCCAACGAGCAGACCGCCATCGAGCTGAGCAGGGCGCGGGCGCTCACCGCCGACCTGATCGGGCAGCACGGCGGGCCCGCGGGAGCCACCGGCTTCGAGGTCGCCTTCGTCGGCGGGCAGCGGGACATCGACAACCTGACCATCGGCGGCGGACGCTACTACGTCGACGGGATCCAGCTCGACGCGAGCAGGCCCGTGCCGGGCACGCCGGTGCCGGACGACGACGAGGCCGAGGGCGGGGCGCCCAGCTCGGAGGGCTCCGCGCCGGCCACCGCGACGTGGACATACTGGGACCAGCCCGACGCCTACCGCGACCCGGAGGTGCCGGGCGACCGGCTGCCGACGCAGTTCCCGTTCCTGGTGTACCTGAAGGTGTGGGAGCGGTCGGTGACGGCGGCCGAGGACCCGGCGCTGCGCGAGGTGGCGCTCGGCACGGCGATGCCCGACACCGCGGCGCGCGTCAAGACGGTGTGGCAGGTGCTGCCGCTGGCGCTGTCCGAGCTGGACGTGTCCGGCACCGACCCGTCCGAGGACGACGTGCGCACGGCGTTCCGGACCTGGGCCGACCGGCAGCAGGCGCCCGCGGCGCGCGCCGCCGTGCGCAGCGAGCGGCCCGAGCACTCCGCCGACGACCCGTGCCTGGTCAGCCCCGACGCCCAGTACCGGGGCCCGGAGAACCAGCTCTACCGGGTGGAGGTCCACGACGGCGGCAGCGCCGCGGAGGCCACCTTCAAGTGGTCCCGCGAGAACGGTTCCGTGGTCTTCCCGGTCGACGGCGTCGACGGCACGTGGGTGGAGCTGGCGAGCCTCGGCAGCGACGACAAGCTGGACCTGAACGTCGGCGACCGCGTCGAGTTCGTCGACAGGGCGTACGCGAGCCGCCTGGAGCCGCTGCCGCTGCTGCGCGTCGAGGAGCTGGACCTGCCGGGCCGCCGGGTGAGGCTGTCGGCCGAGCCGGGCACGCGGGAGCGCAGCGTGGGGCGGCGCCCGGAGCTCCACCCGTACCTGCGTCGCTGGGACCACCGGGACGGCCACCGGCGTACCGCGGGCAGGCGCCCGGGGGCTGCCGCGCGGCTCCAGCACGGGGCCGTCCGGATCGAGGAGGGCCGCTGGCTGCCGCTGGAGGACGGCGTGGAGGTGTACTTCGCCAAGGGCGGCACCTACCGCACCGGCGACTTCTGGATCGCCGCCGCCCGCACCGCCACCGGCAGCGTCGAGTGGCCGCGGGACGCGGCACGCCGGCCGCTGCTGCTCGCCCCGGCGGGCATCGAGCTGCACCACGCGCCGCTGGCGCTGGTCCGCGGCGAGGGCGGCACGAGCGATCTGCGGCTCGCCTTCGGGCCGCTGGCGGGCGCCATCCCGGCGGCCACCCAGTCGGAACTCGCCGCCGAGCGGCTGGCCGAGGACGAGGACCGGGCCGTCGAGGCCGCCGCCGCAGCAGCCACCTCAAAGGGGTCCCGCTCGCAGACCACCGCCGTCGCCGAGGCCGAGGCGGACGACGAGACGGTGGAGAGCGGCGACGGGGGCAGTGCCGGCAGGTCCGGGTCTGGGTCCGGATCCGGGTCCGGATCCGGGTCCGGCGGCCGTGGCGGGAGGCGCCATGGCTGA
- a CDS encoding VWA domain-containing protein yields the protein MAGPAGGEAEGHRDERLRRWRLVLGGGAADGTGHGLSGRDAAMDTALGALYGKGDKQGRGRDRSAGLGASAPSVARWLGDIRTYFPSSVVQVMQRDAIDRLGLSALLLEPEMLQAVEADVHLVGTLLSLNKAMPETTKETARAVVRKVVDDLEKRLATRTRATLTGALDRSARISRPRHHDIDWQRTIAANLKHYLPEYRTVVPERLIGYGRASQAVKKEVVLCIDQSGSMAASVVYASVFGAVLASMRSIATRLVVFDTAVVDLTDQLDDPVDVLFGTQLGGGTDINRALAYCQSGITRPADTVVVLISDLYEGGIRNEMLKRVAAMKASGVQFVTLLALSDEGAPAYDREHAAALAALGAPAFACTPELFPEVMAAAIEKRPLPIPDKSGQQ from the coding sequence GTGGCTGGACCGGCGGGCGGAGAGGCGGAAGGACACCGCGACGAGCGGTTGCGGCGCTGGCGCCTGGTGCTGGGCGGGGGCGCGGCCGACGGCACCGGTCACGGCCTGTCCGGGCGGGACGCCGCCATGGACACCGCACTCGGCGCGCTCTACGGCAAGGGGGACAAGCAAGGGCGCGGCAGGGACCGTTCGGCGGGCCTCGGGGCCTCCGCGCCGTCCGTCGCGCGCTGGCTGGGCGACATCCGGACGTACTTCCCGTCCAGCGTGGTGCAGGTCATGCAGCGGGACGCCATCGACAGGCTCGGCCTCTCCGCGCTGCTGCTGGAACCGGAGATGCTCCAGGCCGTGGAGGCGGACGTCCACCTGGTCGGCACGCTCCTCTCCCTCAACAAGGCCATGCCGGAGACCACCAAGGAGACCGCACGGGCCGTGGTCCGCAAGGTCGTCGACGACCTGGAGAAGCGGCTGGCGACCCGCACCCGGGCCACGCTCACCGGCGCGCTCGACCGCAGCGCCCGGATCAGCAGGCCGCGCCACCACGACATCGACTGGCAGCGCACCATCGCGGCCAACCTCAAGCACTACCTGCCCGAGTACCGGACGGTCGTCCCCGAGCGGCTGATCGGCTACGGCCGCGCGTCGCAGGCGGTCAAGAAGGAGGTCGTCCTCTGCATCGACCAGTCCGGTTCGATGGCGGCGTCCGTCGTGTACGCCTCGGTGTTCGGCGCGGTGCTGGCGTCGATGCGGTCCATCGCGACCCGGCTCGTCGTCTTCGACACCGCCGTCGTCGACCTCACCGACCAGCTCGACGACCCCGTCGACGTGCTCTTCGGCACCCAACTCGGCGGCGGCACGGACATCAACAGGGCGCTGGCGTACTGCCAGTCGGGGATCACCCGCCCCGCGGACACCGTCGTCGTCCTCATCTCCGACCTCTACGAAGGCGGGATACGCAACGAGATGCTGAAGCGGGTGGCGGCGATGAAGGCATCCGGGGTGCAGTTCGTGACGCTGCTCGCGCTCTCCGACGAGGGTGCGCCCGCTTACGACCGCGAACACGCCGCGGCGCTCGCCGCACTGGGCGCGCCGGCCTTCGCCTGCACGCCGGAACTCTTCCCGGAGGTGATGGCCGCGGCGATCGAGAAACGCCCACTTCCCATACCGGACAAGAGTGGTCAACAGTAA
- a CDS encoding peptidoglycan-binding protein yields MADPLTAARALKALRDEGLTVHEVRSWSKHNRNTKGPWGPLNGVMIHHTVTKGVEGSVDLCYDGRSDLPGPLCHGVIDKAGEVHLVGWGRANHAGLGDADVLRAVIAETALPGDNQANADGNSRFYGFECINMGDGKDPWPEEQLDAAARAAAALCRAHGWTERSVIGHKEWQPGKVDPRGFTMDSMRRRVATLLKGAPGAGAGSGSGSGTGSGSGGGSGAPRPPAPGKPPAEPPRPPRPPEPVYEPFPGAAFFHKGQSHPMITVMGHRLNAEGCGRYSTGPSPDWTEADRLSYAAWQKKLRFKGKDADGIPGKVSWDLLKVPRTRR; encoded by the coding sequence ATGGCTGACCCGCTGACCGCCGCGCGGGCGCTCAAGGCACTGCGCGACGAGGGCCTGACCGTCCATGAGGTGCGCTCGTGGAGCAAACACAACCGCAACACGAAGGGCCCGTGGGGCCCGCTGAACGGCGTGATGATCCACCACACCGTCACCAAGGGCGTCGAGGGCTCGGTCGACCTGTGCTACGACGGCCGCAGCGACCTGCCGGGGCCGCTCTGCCACGGCGTCATCGACAAGGCCGGCGAGGTGCACCTGGTCGGCTGGGGCCGCGCCAACCACGCCGGGCTCGGCGACGCCGACGTGCTCCGCGCGGTGATCGCCGAGACCGCACTGCCCGGGGACAACCAGGCGAACGCCGACGGCAACAGCCGTTTCTACGGCTTCGAGTGCATCAACATGGGCGACGGCAAGGACCCCTGGCCCGAGGAGCAGCTCGACGCCGCCGCCCGCGCCGCCGCGGCACTGTGCCGTGCGCACGGCTGGACCGAGCGGTCGGTGATCGGTCACAAGGAGTGGCAGCCCGGGAAGGTGGACCCGCGCGGATTCACCATGGACAGCATGCGGCGGCGGGTCGCGACGCTGCTCAAGGGGGCGCCGGGGGCCGGGGCGGGGTCCGGCTCCGGTTCGGGTACGGGCTCCGGGTCCGGCGGGGGCTCGGGCGCGCCCCGTCCTCCGGCGCCCGGGAAGCCGCCGGCCGAGCCGCCACGGCCGCCACGGCCGCCGGAGCCGGTGTACGAGCCGTTCCCGGGGGCCGCGTTCTTCCACAAGGGCCAGAGCCATCCGATGATCACGGTCATGGGTCACCGCCTCAACGCGGAGGGGTGCGGGCGGTACAGCACGGGGCCGTCGCCCGACTGGACCGAGGCGGATCGGCTGTCGTACGCCGCCTGGCAGAAGAAGCTCCGCTTCAAGGGGAAGGATGCGGACGGGATTCCCGGGAAGGTCAGCTGGGACCTTCTGAAGGTGCCGCGGACTCGACGCTGA